The Enterobacter mori genomic interval TTCAATTAAGCGCGATGTATCTGGCGAAAAACCTGCTCGGCGGAAGCGCGCCGCTGAAATTACCCGCCATGCTGGTCAAAGTAAAAACGCCGGAATTACCGCTGCATCTCGCAGGCGAAACGCAGCGTCAGGATCTGAACTGGCAAATCACCCTCGAGCCGCAGGGAATGATCGCGCGCGGTGTGGATGTCGACGGTCAGGTACACGCCTTCGTGGTCAGCGAGGATCGGATGAAGGAGGCTTTCGCTCTGCTGAAATCGCTGCCCGCTTAACCCGGAGTCTTCTGCCACGCTGACTTAACCTTTGGATTTTATTGTCCGCAGCCCCGATGTCCCGGGGCTTTTTTTTGCGCAATCTATTAGCAAGATAAATACAAATAAGGTAAATCATCGCCATAATCCATTAAATGATAATTTATATGAACATTCGAAATCTATAATTAAGATAAACAAAAAGATACGAATTTCATTTCCATGCTCAAAATCAATGCTTACTCGCTTATTTTGAACATCATCATGGCGATTTTTATTAATAAACTCAATTTATTTAGCGACAACTCAGGAATGTACGACCAGCGCGTCGTAGCCGCGCCAGCGGTAGTTGACCATGGAGACCAGCCAGCAGGCGACAAACAACCCGACCACCACAAACCCGGCGTTGCCCAGGTTGTCGTTCACCGCGCCAATCAGATCCCAGACGCCGCCGCTGAGGGCGAATTTGTCCATCAGCAGACCCAGCGCTTCCAGCCCGCCGATAAACAGCGCCACCACCACGGAGGTGCCGGTGATGGTCATGTTGTAGTAGAGCTTGCGCTGTGGTTTGTTAAACGCCCAGCCGTAGGCACCGACCATCAGCAGGTTGTCGAGCGTATCCACCAGCGCCATGCCGCTGGCGAAGAGCGCCGGGAAGATCATGATTGACCACACCGACATCCCGTTGGAAGCGCTGGCAGCAGAGATCCCGAGCACGCCGATTTCCGTCGCAGTATCAAACCCGAGGCCAAACAGGAAGCCTACCAGATACATCTGCCAGCTTTTATTGACCAGGCGGAAGGTTTTGCCGAACAACCAGTTCATGACGCCGCCCTGCGCAGGCAGCGTAATATCGCCCTGTACCGGCCTGCCGTTTTTCAGCGCCTGAAAACTGCGCCACACGCCGCGCAGGATCACCATGTTTACCAGCGCCATCGCCAGCAGGAAAGTGGCTGAAACGGCGGTGCCAATCAGGCTGCCGGTTTCGTGGAACCATTCCATGTTTTTTTGAAACGCGGTTGCGGTGGCGGCGATGGCAATGGAGGCCAGCACCACGATGGTGGAGTGCCCCAGCGAGAACCACGCCCCCACGCCGGACGGGCGTTTGCCCTGCTGCATCATCTTACGCGTCACGGTATCAATGGCCGCGATGTGATCGGCGTCCACCGCGTGACGCAGCCCGTAGCACCACGCCAGCAGGCTCGCGGCCATCAGCGCCGTGCTGCCGCTAAAGGTGTGCCATGCCCATCCCCAGGCCAGCAGGTTTGCCATTACCAGAGCCAGCAGCAGAAGCGCGGCGCGAGGTTCATTGCGTAAGAGTCGTAACATTTTAAGTCCTTTGTGAACATGACCGGGCAGCGGCGATCACCGCCTGCCCGAAGGAGATCGCTCCGTCACCTGCAGGCAGGTGCGAAGGAAAAAGAAGCGTAAAGTCAGAAAGATAATGACGCAGGCGCGCGCGCAGCAAACGGTTGTGCAACACGCCGCCGCTGAGACAGATTGTCGACAGCGATAAGCGTCGGGCATGGAGCGCGGCGAGTTCTGCCAGCCCTTTTGCCAGCGCGTCGTGAAACGCCCACGCGCGCTCGCACGGCTCAGCCTGCCAGGCCAGCCACTGCTGCCAGAAAAGCGCGAGGTTACCCGCATCCAGCGTCACCGGATGGTCGACGCCCGCGCACTGCGATGCCAGCGCTTCCAGTCTGCAGGCGGCTTCACCCTCCCAGGATTGCGCATTGATACCAATCGCACAGGCGACGGCATCAAACAGGCGACCACAGGATGAGGCTCGCGGCGCGTTGATACCGCGCTGGATCGCCGTCGCCAGCAGCGGCCAGTTCTGGCACTGTACCGCGCGCGTTTCCGGATACTGTTGCCAGTCAGGGACAAACGCCAGGCAGTGGGCGAGTAAATTGCGCCACGGCTGCCGCGCCGCCAGATCGCCGCCCGGCAGCGCAACGGCAGGCAGCCCGCCCAGACGCTCGCATGCGAGATAGTTGACCCGCAGGCACTCCCCGCCCCACAGCGCGCTGTTTTCACCCATGCCGATCCCGTCCAGCGTCAGGGCAATAACGTCTCCGCCCTCACGCGGCCAGCCGTTTTCGGCCAGGCACGCCGCCGCGTGGGCGTGATGGTGGAGCACGGTTTCGACGGGCAGCGCCTGTTCCTGCGCCCACCGGCGGGCGCGATACCCCGGATGGGCATCGCACACCACGCGCTCCGGCCGGAAGGCGTAAACGTCCTGCATCACCGACAGCGCGGAACGCCACTGCGCTTCGACACCCTCGTCGCTGAGATCGCCAAAATGCTGGCTCAGCACCGCCTGGTTCCCACGCACCAGGCAGAAGGTGTTTTTCATCTCCGCCCCGGCGCATAACATGGCGGGGATATTCTCGAAACCCGCAGGCAACGTGATGGCATCCGGTACAAAACCGCGTGCGCGGCGCAGCATCGCACCGTCCCGATCCATCACCGAATCGTCCATCCGCTGAAGAATATCGCGATTGTGCAGCAGGAAGCCGTCCGCGATGTTGCCCAGTTCATCCAGCACCTGTTGATTACGGATGGCAGGCGGTCTGCCGCTGAGGTTGCCGGAGGTCATCACCAGCGGGCGCTGGCAGTCCATCATCAGAAGGTGCTGCAGCGGGTTCGCAGGAAGCATGATGCCTAGGGTATCCAGACCGGGCGCGATACCTTCCGGCAACGCGGGCAGCCAGGCTTTTGGCGTGAGCACAATGGGTGCTGCAGGTGAGCGTAGCAGCGCCTGAACCGTCTCCGGCAGGTCATCCGCATGTGGGATCATCACCGCCAGCGGCTTCGACGGGCGCTGCTTGCGTGACCGAAGCGTCGCGACCGCCTGCGGATTACGCGCATCGCAGACGAGGTGAAAGCCGCCCAGCCCTTTAACCGCGACAATACCGCCGTTTTTCAGCATCGCTACCGCCGCGCGCAGCGCAGCCTCGCGGTCAGCGGTCATGTCACCTGCACGCCACTCAAGCGCGGGCCCGCAGTCCGGGCAGGCTACCGGCTGGGCGTGAAAACGACGGTCGGCAGGATTGCGGTACTCTGCTTCACACGGTCCACAGAGCGGGAATGGCGCCATTGCCGTGGCCGGGCGGTCATAGGGCATGGCGCGGATAATGGTAAACCGCGGCCCGCAGTGGGTGCAGTTGATAAACGGGTAGCGATAGCGGCGCTCGCGGGGGTTGCGCATTTCAGCCAGACACGCCGGACAGGTGGCAGCATCCGGCACAATCTGGGTGTCCATCGCGCCGCCCGCGCTGTGGCGGATAACAAACGCGTCCGGCAGGTTCGTCCAGGTGAACGGCTGCGTTTCAACGTGGTCAATGCGTGCCAGCGGTGGGCAGTCCTGATGCAGCCTCGCGGTAAAGGCCCCCCCATTACCCGCGAGGCGCACCAGCACGCCCTCTCCGTCGTTGCAGACATCGCCCGTTAGCTGAAGCTGATGCGCAAGCTGCCAGACGAAGGGCCGAAACCCCACGCCCTGCACCTTGCCACGCACGCGCAGCTGTACGCCGTTACTGCTCATGGCGGATCAGAACAGCAGCGATGCTGAAGTATCGAACGCCGCACGACGGCGCTTTTCGGCACTCATCTGTTCAAGCTTGTCGCGATCCACGCAGACCAGCGCGTGCGTCGGACAGGCTTCCATGCAGGCCGGGCCAGCGTCGCGGTGGTAGCACAGGTCACATTTGTTGGCTTCGGCTTTCTCCGCCCGCACGCTCAGCCCCATACCGCTGTTGCGCACGACCGGACGGACAACCACCTCCATCGCGCCATACGGGCAGGCGACCACGCAGGTTTTGCAGCCAATGCAGCGCTCCTGCATCACGTGCACAAAGCCCTTCTCGCGTTTAATCGCCCCGTTCGGGCAGACGTTCGCGCAGGGTGCGTCTTCGCACTGGCGACAGATGGCGGCGGTGGAAATATTCACGCCTTTAATGACGTGGATGCGCGGCAGGAAAGTGTCAGGCGTCAGTGAGGCGCAGTCCTGCTCCGCCTGATGGGAAACTACGCACGCCACTTCACAGGTACGGCAACCAATGCACTTACTGGCATCGGCCATAATAAAACGGTTCATCTGCTTCTCCAGCATTACAGTTATGCGCGGAGATATTCATAAACCGTGCCAATTATTAATCCTTTGATTTTTAACGGCTTTTAAAATTAGCGTGGCGCTGTCATCGTCACTTATGACGATAACAGCTGTCGACGTCACCGATACGGTCCGTCGATCACGGAGTCGCGCAGGATAAGCTCACCGGAAAAGGTTTGCTGGTATTTGAACTCACCGCCGTCAAGCATGAAGATCAGGCGGCTGATGGTCTCCTTGATCATCTCCGTCACCGGAATGCGCACGCTGGAAAGAGACGGCACCATGTACGGCGCGATTGCCACATCATCGAAGCCAATCACCGACACCGCGTCCGGCGTGGCGACACCGCTGTCGTGCAGCTGCTTCATGGCACCGATCGCCATATCGTCGTTGCTCGCCACCAGCGCCGTAAAGCGTTCACCACGGGATAACAGCTCGGCCACTGCCGCCGCACCGCTGGCCGGGTTCCATTTCCCCTGCGCAATCAGCTCCGGGCGCAGGGGAATGCCGTGCTGCATCAGCGCCGCCCGGTAACCCGAAAGACGCTCAACGCCGGTCGGGGAATCGAGTGAGCCGGTGATAAACGCAATATCCCGGTGGCCTTTCGCA includes:
- a CDS encoding HoxN/HupN/NixA family nickel/cobalt transporter, whose translation is MLRLLRNEPRAALLLLALVMANLLAWGWAWHTFSGSTALMAASLLAWCYGLRHAVDADHIAAIDTVTRKMMQQGKRPSGVGAWFSLGHSTIVVLASIAIAATATAFQKNMEWFHETGSLIGTAVSATFLLAMALVNMVILRGVWRSFQALKNGRPVQGDITLPAQGGVMNWLFGKTFRLVNKSWQMYLVGFLFGLGFDTATEIGVLGISAASASNGMSVWSIMIFPALFASGMALVDTLDNLLMVGAYGWAFNKPQRKLYYNMTITGTSVVVALFIGGLEALGLLMDKFALSGGVWDLIGAVNDNLGNAGFVVVGLFVACWLVSMVNYRWRGYDALVVHS
- the hypF gene encoding carbamoyltransferase HypF, whose product is MSSNGVQLRVRGKVQGVGFRPFVWQLAHQLQLTGDVCNDGEGVLVRLAGNGGAFTARLHQDCPPLARIDHVETQPFTWTNLPDAFVIRHSAGGAMDTQIVPDAATCPACLAEMRNPRERRYRYPFINCTHCGPRFTIIRAMPYDRPATAMAPFPLCGPCEAEYRNPADRRFHAQPVACPDCGPALEWRAGDMTADREAALRAAVAMLKNGGIVAVKGLGGFHLVCDARNPQAVATLRSRKQRPSKPLAVMIPHADDLPETVQALLRSPAAPIVLTPKAWLPALPEGIAPGLDTLGIMLPANPLQHLLMMDCQRPLVMTSGNLSGRPPAIRNQQVLDELGNIADGFLLHNRDILQRMDDSVMDRDGAMLRRARGFVPDAITLPAGFENIPAMLCAGAEMKNTFCLVRGNQAVLSQHFGDLSDEGVEAQWRSALSVMQDVYAFRPERVVCDAHPGYRARRWAQEQALPVETVLHHHAHAAACLAENGWPREGGDVIALTLDGIGMGENSALWGGECLRVNYLACERLGGLPAVALPGGDLAARQPWRNLLAHCLAFVPDWQQYPETRAVQCQNWPLLATAIQRGINAPRASSCGRLFDAVACAIGINAQSWEGEAACRLEALASQCAGVDHPVTLDAGNLALFWQQWLAWQAEPCERAWAFHDALAKGLAELAALHARRLSLSTICLSGGVLHNRLLRARLRHYLSDFTLLFPSHLPAGDGAISFGQAVIAAARSCSQRT
- the hydN gene encoding electron transport protein HydN, translated to MNRFIMADASKCIGCRTCEVACVVSHQAEQDCASLTPDTFLPRIHVIKGVNISTAAICRQCEDAPCANVCPNGAIKREKGFVHVMQERCIGCKTCVVACPYGAMEVVVRPVVRNSGMGLSVRAEKAEANKCDLCYHRDAGPACMEACPTHALVCVDRDKLEQMSAEKRRRAAFDTSASLLF